The stretch of DNA TACCTATCATAAGCTACTGCATTATTTACAATAAAACATTACAAATAccgcccgtgcatcgcacgggcattaaatctagtatatatataaaagagacttttttcaggcaattctagagactccaatttttttaaaacacgatttttatttttaataataaacccAGCTGAAGATAATTATTTTGAGCTAATCAAATAAGAGATATAGTAAATTACAAAAAAGATTGAGTTTTATTTTTGATCCTACATCAGATAAAATCTCCAAAGaatcatatacatatatatacacacCGACAACTATAACAGGAGTAATATGTTAGCAGCGTAATTTAATTTTTGTCCCCTGCATCTCGATATATATAACTACTTAATAAaatttaaaattataaattaaaattatgcaaATTCTATAAACATATTATGTACTTCATTACATGGAAATGAACATGTCATGTAGTTCTTCAGGGATTAGTGCGGACATTTACATCTGCTGCAGGTTATATACTTATGTATTAAGTAAAGCAGTAGAACAATTTTTAACTCCGTGCAGTTGAAGTTTTTGCTGTATATTTCAGTTTACACGGGATAATTCGTGATCAATGTATCCTGTTATTGTCATTAAAAAGCGACTTATCCTCCATGTAGTTCTCTACACCCTAATCTATGTTCATAGAATATTGCTGCGCAGACTATCACTGCTCGATAGGGATCTATTATTGGTCAAATCCGTTTTGTAGTGATCTTTTCTGATTGTACTGCTTGAGGCACTGGTCTTTTCATTGTTGACAGGCTGTTTTGAATAATGCAACTGTTGAGACTGACAATCCCGATCTACGTGATCGTGCTTACATTTATTGGTCAAATTTCGTCACATGTTTTTTAGCGCCATTGACTATGTCAACGCGCCAATtataactgacggaatttccgtcaggaaatgttaccgacggaatttccgtcaaaaatccgtcagtaacccgtgttttctgatggcctcttttttccgtcggtatgCCCGTCACTAACCCGCGTTTCTTTTGTAGTGTTAGTTTAGCAAACTGATTGATATGGAGTACTTGTGTGTTCTGCTGGTGTAACTGCAACTTTGAAGTTTTTGATTGGATGCCTCCTTAGTGTCTGTAGTATGAACTATGAATTCACCAACTTTGAATTCTAATCTGAGCTTCCATTCACCTTTATTCTTACCGTATTCCTCTTGGGGATAAATTTATGTTTTATCTCCTATTTTAGCTTCTTTTCTCCATTTGTAGAACTATCACCAAACTTATGGAAATTTTATCCGATTAAGATGATAGAGTTATATTGGTATATATATAAACTTTAAAAGTAAAAAGCTAAAATGATAAGAATTTTAAAACAATTGTAGACCACTCAAACGAGTTGGATGGGTCGACTGCTGAGGTGGTTCATAAATGTTAAACTCGAATACGGGTTAGACTACAAAATTTAGATAATTACCACATGACTTTGATGCAAGGTTTGCTAGACCACTCAAACGGGCTGGATGGGTCGGCTGGTGAGGCGGTTCATACATGTTAAACTCGAATACGAGCCAGACTAAATATGGGTGAGCttatacgggtcacgggtcgaaAAACTAACATTTTCCAGATGCAAAAAAAACTACATTTGTACAAGCTTACTTACAAACAGAAGACTATTTAGTTACTCGTGCATGGTGATTATAACTTTTATATacacaaatcataaaaaaaaatgttaatttatTTGTATATACTCATATTCTTATAGAAATATTTCAATGTATTTGTATATACTCACATTCTCACGAGAAAATTAATGTTAAGAAAGTAAACATAGCTTCTCAATTGCGAAGATACAATTAGAGACGAATCAATATTATAACCCGTACAAcgtacgggcacaaaatctagtaatTAATGTACACGTACCATATAAGTAAAGGCAAAATGTCGTCTAGAGATCGGATATGGGAAGGTCTTTGTGAAAAGGAGGGAGTAGGTAATTTTGTAAAATATTTTTTTGTTAGATACGTTATTATTCCGTATATTTATAACATTTAATGACTAACTTGACCTAACATAACGAAAACTGACTCGACCCTAAAAGACCCGACAACACATCCGAAATCAACCCGAGACACAAAATGGCCACCCAACCCAAATTAAATAGTGTCAACTGTCAAGACTTAAGAGATGAAATAATCCGGCCCAGGTCAGATCTGAATGACCCATTTAATACGTATAGGTAAAATGGATTGGACCGGAGAAGATGGGCCCAAATTAGAAGAATTAAGATTATAATCAAAACGGCGTCGTTGGAGAATGCTTAACAAACCCGATACTCCTGCGTTCCAGTCTTGCCGAACCCTTAAAACCCTAGTGAATCAGCagtgaagagagagaaagaaagatagCTTCAACCCTTCTGCGCCTCCTTCCTCTCTATCAATCCCATTCAATTGGTACTCTCCTCATTTTTTCGCAACCCTAATTACTTTTGTCTGAAATTAGCTGCTGCTTTCCGATTGCTTGTCTTTTGATTTCCGTTTTTTTCCCTTTAAACACAGAAATTAAAATTTGTTTGATTATTACTGATTATGTTGTTTTGCGCTCTACTATAATTAATTGTTGATTCTTCGCCTTGTAAACCTCCGTCATTTCGTCCCGATTATTTGTTTACCgtttttatattttgtaattcaTATCATGTTGCCGTGGATAGTGTTCGACTGTTCACTTTGATTTTATGATATCAGTTGTTTATTCTTTGTAGTTGTTCAGACGAAAGACGCTACCTAACTATGGATTCATATTTCTTAGTCAATGTTATTGATTCAGTGTTGCAAATTAAATTTGGCCTTCTATAGATTCACAGCTAGCGTTAATCGACTATTATTACCAAAAAGAATAGAGTTTTAATGGGGCTGATAGTGATTATTGCAAAATTAAATCGCTTAGGGAAAATTAAGCAATTTTCATCCTTTTGATAGTGATTCTTGTGCTCACACATGTTTTTGGTCTTGTTCGTTCTTTTATATGAATGCTTAGAATACTGACATTTTGCAATAAGAAGTGATTCTTGTTAGAGATATTAACCAAGGTACTTTGATGCGTGGCACTTTTCATTTAGTAACCCTCATGTATCGGGTTTATACATGCCCCTACCTCCTTATTATTGGACCCTGATGTCGAAATTGAAGGCATCAGGGTGATAGTGTCCTTGAGATCAATAGCAAGGGTTTAGTGGGCTACTTGATTTTTTCAGCTCATCGAGGGCTTCTGGTTGTGGGACTAATTGGGGAAGGAAGTTTTGGGAAAACACACTGGTTAATTTAGCACAAAAATCACTTGATCAAACTTAAGAGTTTCTCAACGACATTTACTTCCAATCTGCAAAAATGAAAGCTGCCTTCATGTGCCCTGAATAACACCCATATGAGATTATGAGGTCTCCCCTTCGAAATATGGAATACCTAAGATAAGTTCCATAATTTTTTATCATTTGGTGGGGGAAAAACAAGTGTACTGTGCAACCTTGAACTGACTGTAGAAGTTAAAACTGACCGTTGCACTTAATTTTTACTAGAATGGACCTATCTGGTGTTTATTCCTCCAACCCAAATTCTGAACTAATGACTGTCCACTTGCTATCGTATTTTTTTAAGTTGACTAAATTCGTTACATGTGAAACTGAAATGACTTTTGTTGTTTACAAATGACCTTTTCTTTTTGTATTGGAAGAGATGTTTTAGGAAGTCTGCAACTAGTGAAGGTTATAGAGCTTATACATATCCTAGCAAACTAAACTTATATTGGTGTCACAATTATTGAGATGGGTTGTATAGTAGAAGTAGAGGCCTACATGCATCAGTCTAACCTTGAACAAAAAGATTTCCATGGTCACAGATTGTGCAATAACAAGTTTTCTTTCCACTGGTTCAATTTGAGTGTTGTTGTGCACTTCTAATACTTGCACTCGACCTTCATCTGCTGTAATTTTCAGTTATCAGCGGGATAGCAAAATGGAAGGCACAAGTGCAACTAACGCTATGGAAGTTGAAGGATCTGCAGTTGGAACAGCGATATTGAAGCCAAAATTTGCCCCTCTGAAGGCTCATGAGATGTCTAATGGTCAAGTTCAGTTTAGAAAGATTTCTGTGCCACAACACCGATACACACCCTTGAAGAAGGCATGGTTAGATATATACACTCCTATTTACGAGCAAATGAAGATTGATGTCAGGATGAACCTTAAAGCTCGTAAAGTTGAATTGAAGACAAGAAAAGACACTCCGGATGTCGGCAATCTACAGAAATGTGCTGATTTTGTGCATGCTTATATGCTCGGATTCGACATTGTAGATGCCGTTCTCCTTATGAGGGCAGATGAATTCTATGTAGAAACTTTTGAGGTCAAAGACGTCAAAACACTCAAGGGTGAGCATTTGTCCCGTGCCATTGGGAGGCTGTCGGGTAAAGGGGGGAAGACAAAGTTTGCAATCGAAAATGCAACCAAGACTAGAATTGTGATTgccgactcaaaaattcatatTTTGGGATCTGTTACAAGCATCAAGATAGCACGGAGTTCGCTTTGTAGTCTTATAATGGGATCGCCTGCTGGGAAAGTTTACTCCAAACTTAGAGCAGTTAGTGCCCGAATGGCCGAAAgattttgattatttcttcaataGTGTATTGAACATGCTTGAGTTTTGCGATATCATAGTATGATCGGAGGATCTTGGTGTAGACACAGTCTTTtctatatttaatttattttccgCATTTTCCTGTGGTATATTTCTATCATGTTGGCTACTTTAAACAGAACTTCATTGATGTATATTTCTGTGTTTTTGAACCTTACGTTTGTGTCCTAGGTTATTCTCTGTAAGAACATAAAGTGGGGATGGGAGGGTACATCCGAGGCGGACGAGTCCTAGTCCATTTGCATGAAATCAGTAGCCTGGAGATCTAATGTGCTAGGAACATGGAAGTTCGGTAAATGTCTAGATAGTAGATACTGAACGCTTGAATTGCAAGTTCTCTTAAAGTCTTGAGTTCTATTGTTGTTTCCGGCATTCACTTAACTTGCCCGTTATTAACTAATCCCCCACACGCCACACCCTGCTAAACCCCTTACGTTATCTTCATTCCCTTGGTTGTCACCTGAATCAACCACCTGATGTTCTTACCGCCTACTTGACTAGCCCATTAGCCGTCTTGACGAGCAACAACCATGAATGACCCACTCCAATGATTACTAGACAATCATTCTTATCGGTCACCAGCCTCATCCCTTGATATTGCCATCATTTAGCCTATATCGTGTTTTCTTTGCCACCCTCCACCAACTATTACTTCCTAGTACACACCTTTCAACCAACGACAACTCTTGCCGAAAAAGTTGATTCACCAATCGCACCTCCCAACGCATCGAGCATTGACCTTGTTGCTTCCACCACATTGTCCTGTCAACTCCTTTAGTTGGCATTTTCTACATTTTCCTAGAAGTTTAACGTTAAAAGCTTGTTTGTCGTGAAGTTCCTAGAAGTTTAGTGTTGACCCAAGAACCATTGTCTCCGAGTGTGCGATCATCACCCATTGCTAACTGTCAACCCATGTCTCATTGAAAGATACGTAATAGCTATAAGGAATTGTTTATactgagtagctaaattattacTCCCTCTGATAAAATGTGAATGCAAAAGATCAAGGAGATGAGCAAATATCTCGGAAATATTGTGCACATAATATCTATGTAAATTAGTTAAGTGTATACTCTTGTTACCTTATTTATAGGATTAGTTTAAGAAAGGTCAAAGATTTGATTTGGTAgttgtattatatatatatatatatatatatatatatatatatagaagaagaGGTTAGTAAGGCGCTTCATATATTATGAAATCACTGAAGTCTTCATCTAGCTGGGATGAAGGGATTGGAGGGATGTGATTGTCTCTCATTGAGTGGCCACAAATTAATCCCATCTAATTAACTCCCTTAATCATTCtaactcctttaacattcacccTATCCTAATCTCTCCTCTCATTATCCCACCCTTCTACTCTCTCACTATATcccattttctctgaaattcccaacaacaaaaaaacccaaaaaaaaaaccattttcCCTAAAATTCCCaataaataaaaaaccaaaaaaaacacaATTTCAACTTCCACCACCACCCTTCCACCACCACGAACAACCCGACAACTGCCTCACGTGCCACGAACCACCGGACCCACCAACACCCGCATCCACAACCGGCCTTCCCCTCGCCACCACGAAACCCGCCTGCCCATTCTCCTCCACCAATTTCGAAAAAAATTTCAGATCTGGGTATATATGGTgggttttttcgattttttttttggctttgtttttattttttttaaagatcTGGGTAGTGATGGTGGTTGGTGGTGCGGCGGACAGAAGGCGTGGTCAGTAGCGATGTCAACGGCAATGGGAGTTGACAGGCGGTGGTTGTTTTGTGACGATTTTCTAAAATTTTCATAATCTTGGTGTTTAATGCTTTTTTCCCTGGAATTTATGGTATAGATCTTGATTTTTAATGTGAAGGCAGTGGCATAAAGAATGTCTCCTTTTGTCGAGAATATTGTTAGAATATGATATGATAAAGAATTTATGCACATTACAGGCTTTACAGCCATGCTACCAAATTTGcgttctactttttttttttctttgtttcatatttttttcagatctattgTTAGAATATGATatgatattttttatttttttatttggttgttattgttatttgattttttggactaaagttatacatcttgtctattaaagttatacactgcgtgcattagagttatacacacgatatttaaatttggttttttttttattgttatttggtttattttagttttcgggtttggttgggttgttggttttttggttttattattgctatttggttttttgtttttgttattatgagtttttttggtttttgttattatttttttttttcatatttttcatatttattgtttgatttttttactatttacgactaaagttatacattttatgactagagttatacattgtatgtctagagttatacagattgtgactagagttttacatcttttgactagaattataaatactgtgactagagttatacattaaacgCCTGTAGCTTATACATTATACGCCTGTAGCttatacatcatatgcatagagttatacattatatgactaaagttatacaattttggactaaagttttacaaatatggactaaagttatacatatgaaggattagagttatacaaaaatggactaaagttatacaactatggactaaagttatacaaaaatatggactcaaatatataatggaccttagtttttttatttgtttgattttatgatttgtgttatgttttgattttattttttttattgtttgatttttttactttttacgactaaagttatacattttatgactaaagttatacattttatgaccaaagttatacaaaaaaaagactaaagttatacaaaaatttgactaaagttatacaaaaaattggactaaaattatacaaaaatgaaccaaagttatacgaaaatggatcagagttatacaaaaatggaccagagttatacaaaaaagtggactaaagttatacaaaaaaagaaccaaagttatacaaaaatgaaccaaagttattcaaaaatcgaccagagttatacaaaaatgcaccaaagttatacaaaaattggactaaagtcatacaacaatggactaaagttatacaaaaatgcaccaaagttatacaaaaatggactaaagttatacaaaaatgaaccaaagttatacaaaaatggaccaggaGTTATACAAAATGcactgagttatacaaaaaattggactaaagttatacaaaaaatgaaccaaagttttacaaaaatgcaccaaagttatacaaaaatggactgagcttatacaaaaatgcacaagagttatacaaaaaacgcactggagttatacaaaagttagtccatttttgtataactttagtccatttttgtataactttgttcattttttgtataactttgcttcatttttgtataactcctgttcatttttgtataactttagttcatttttgtataactttacccattttttgtataactttggtgcatttttttaTAACTcctcgatttttgtataactttggttcatttttgtataactttggttcattcttgtataactttagtccaattttttgtataactttggtccatatttgtataactcctgctcatttttgtataactttaaattCCATCATTGTATCACTTTAGTcgaatttttgtataactttagtctttttttgtataactttggtctatttttgtataacttcagtctttttttgtataactttagtccatatttgtataactttagtccatttttgtataactttggtccattcttgtataactttggttcatttttgtataactttggttcatttttgtataactctggttcatttttgtataactttagtccaattttttgtgtaactttaatccaatttttgtataactttagtctttttttgtataactttggtcataaaatgtataactttagtcgtaaatagtaaaaaaatcaaacaataaatatgaaaaaaaataataataacaaaaaccaaaaaaactcataataacaaaaacaaaaaaccaaataacaataataaaaccaacaacccaacccgaaatctaaaataaaccaaataacaagatttaaaacccgaaatcttaaaaaaaagtataacaagaagagatttgagaaaatgaataaaaaaggagaagtaacaaaataaaagaaaataaaagacaacaacaaaaaatgaattgaaaaaacaactcaaaacatgaaaataaagaccaaacgaaaaaaaaaaaaaaaaaaaaaaaaaaaaaaaaaaaaaaaaaaaaaaaaaaaaaagttaggggccgtgcggtggcggcggtgcggtggcggcggtgtggtggcggcggtggtgggcggtgagttggtgtcgggtgggatagtggtgggtggtggtgaatgaggaagagaagaatgaatgatttatttgggttttttgatttaattggattttttgggttttttgatttaattggattttttgggttttatttatttatttgggttttgggttttttatttatttggattttttgggtttttattttttgggattttagagagaagatgagttgtgtgatatatgagagaagtggatgagaggaaaagaagttatagtgaattagtgattaattagaaggattagtgaatggggagagaatgagtgatattagtagataaacacacttttggaggttgatcttggccatccatctccctccatccaatggctcacaatagaCTTATGACTTATTATATctatggaccttagttgatccttcctctctctctctatatatatatatatatatatatatatatatatatatatatatatatatatatatatatatatatatagtgataagatcatttgagtccatgtcttacacttgagtccataagtcctccttatagccattggatgaggaagatggagggttgagattggaagcaaaaaaagGATGGTTAATGTCTAATTAAACACTTcccctctctactttactaatccatactaattaaattttaatccactatataagatttatttttccaccaacttctctctcattcacacaattcacttttctactccctctctaaaacccaaattaattcaaaacccaaataattctctcatccaaaaaacccaaataattcaaaatctaaaaaataaaaaaattccctCCATTTTACCACCACCGTGACCTCACCACCAAATCCCGCCCTCTTCCTCACCAAACCTCCCACCGGCACCACCCACCCCCGCAGCCCACCCCCACACCCAACCCTCCCACTCACCATCACACAAAGAACCACCACACGTACCTCCCCCACGAAAAGATTGAACCCACCAGCACCCGCACCCGCACACCTACCACACTACCACCTCTCCTctccacccgacaccaccaccacaccacccaCCACAACCGTCACCAACCCTCCCACCACCACGCCTCCACTTCCACTCTTCCGATCGACCACCTACACCCACCGCCGCCTCCCTCCACCGCCGCCAAACCTCCACCGCCGACTCCTCCACCGCCCTCCCTCCACTTCCCTCCTTTCTGCCGCCACAACACCACCATCGTACCACACCACCGCACCACACCACACCACCATCCATCTATCTCCTTCCTCCAACAACACCACCCACCACACCACCACTACCCAACCATTGCCTTTGCTCTCCCCTTTCTTCTCCTCTTTTTCGAATTTCAGATctgtcatctttttttttttttttttttttttttttaaatttagtgTGCTGGGTGGTGGATGTATTGTTATGTtgttatttttttgttttgtttttctcaTTCCTCTTCTTCATGTTCACGATAagttgggtttttttttattttttttttttttttttttgttttgaaattAGTGTGCTGGGTGGGGGTATTCACGAATTAAGGCTGCTGCAATTTCTCATtacttttctttgtttttctttttatgaaATAAGAAGGGTTGGTGGGTGGTGTTCAAGATATTCATTTGTTGATTGAATAAAAGAATGTGTTTTCCTTCGTATTATTTTCAGATCTgtttgatcttttttttttttttttttaatatcgtCTATTAAAGTAACGTTTTTCTCCGTTAAAGTTACATtctttctctattaaaattacacttttttctgttaaagttatatttttctctattattaaaattacatttttcttaAAGTTTTAGATCTCCTTTCTTTTTCATATGGGTGAAAGATAGACAAAAAAATATCTACTAAATTATATACATCGTCTTAGATGAGTTAGATATACATTTTTTTGTATTAAACTTATACGtatttttattaaagttacacttttttctattaaaattacacctttttttgttagaattacactttttttcattaaaattgcacttttttctaaaattatactttttgttgttgttagaattacacttttttctgttaaaattacacttttttctgctagaataacactttttttggctaaaattacactttttctgatgaaaaaaagtgtaattctagtagaaaaaaagtgtaattctaacggaaaaaagtataattctaacagaaaaaagtgtaattctaacggaaaaaagtgtaattctaaagaaaaaagtgtaattctagcagaaaaaaagtgtttaccgttaaaattacacttttttatttagaattacactttttttcgttagaattacacttttttctgttagaattacacttttttctgctagaattacactttttttcattagaattacactttttttcattagaattacacttttttctgctagaattacacttttttctgctagaattacactttttttcgttagaattacactttttctgctagaattacccttacttctattggactaatgttacactctcaatggacttggttatattctcattggacttatGGAcaaatgttacactctcaatggactaaaattacattctcagtggactgaaattatacttttcttgactaaaattacacttttctggactaaaattacattctcctggactaaaataacaaattcattggactgaaattacacttatatggactaaaataacactttttgttgttaaaatcacactcttaaaatgctaaaattacaataacttgtgataaaatgacaaaaattcaaaatattattcgttaaaatcactcggaaaagattgaagttaaacttgtaaaacgctaaattctcgaaaatatttcttaaaattacactttttgccgttagaattacactcgtaaaatcctaaaatgtcgaaaacttgtctcgaaaaaaaaaaaacgaaaaaaaccgaaacaggaaaaatgttaacaaaattttcataaactttgaagtataagacaaaatatggtgttaattgtgtatgataatgaattagtgaatgtattattaaaactagagagagaagtgaattcattagtgttaagtgtgttttttgctttcaatctcaaccttccaccatgcatgatccaagggttgtgggaaggacttatggactcaaaaaaaaaagggacttagaagaactttgctatatatatatatatatatatatatatatatatatatataggccggatccggtgagacCGTTAATTATGGtgaggcggccggcctcaccaaattccttcagTAAACTTGGGGTGGACTGATTCTTCCTGGAAAATTCGAATACAATTCCTTCAGCCCAATACTTACCCCCCTCTCTCTATCAAAATATGACAACGAA from Silene latifolia isolate original U9 population chromosome 10, ASM4854445v1, whole genome shotgun sequence encodes:
- the LOC141605437 gene encoding uncharacterized protein LOC141605437, which encodes MEGTSATNAMEVEGSAVGTAILKPKFAPLKAHEMSNGQVQFRKISVPQHRYTPLKKAWLDIYTPIYEQMKIDVRMNLKARKVELKTRKDTPDVGNLQKCADFVHAYMLGFDIVDAVLLMRADEFYVETFEVKDVKTLKGEHLSRAIGRLSGKGGKTKFAIENATKTRIVIADSKIHILGSVTSIKIARSSLCSLIMGSPAGKVYSKLRAVSARMAERF